GTTCGGGATTGCCGACATCTTCGAGGAGTTCTTTGGCTTTGGCATAGGCGGCAGCCGAGCCCGGCGCAGTGCCCCACGGCGCGGCCCCGACCTGCGCCTGGACGTGACCATCGGCTTCGAACAGGCTGTGTTTGGCGTCGAGCGCGAGATCAACTTCAGCCGCCACGAAGCCTGCGATGCGTGCGGCGGCAGCCGGGCAGAACCCGGAACCACACCGATCCGTTGCGCCACCTGCAACGGCTCGGGCGAAGTCCGCCAGGTCCGGCAGACTTTCCTGGGGTCGATGGTCAATATCACGACCTGCCCGCAGTGTCGCGGTGAGGGCGAGACGATTGCAACCGTCTGCCGAGCTTGCGGCGGCGCCGGCTACCTGAAGAAGGATGTCAGGCGGGTGGTGCCGATTCCTGCCGGGGTCGACGACGGCACCCAGGTGCGCCTGACCGGCGAGGGCGAACCCGGGACGCTCGGCGGGCCGCCCGGCGATCTGTACATCGTCATCCACGCCCAGGCCCACCGGTACTTCCGGCGCCGCGGTGACGATATCCTGATCGACCTGAGCGTCAACGTGGCCCAGGCCGCATTGGGATTCGTCGTCCAGATCCCGACTGTTGACGGTGACGAAAAACTCGTCATCCCGGCCGGCACCCAGTCTGGCACCGTCCTGCGCCTGAAGGCCAAGGGCGTGCCCCGATTGCGGCGGAACGGACGCGGCGACCAGCTGGTCCTGGTAGAGGTCGGGATCCCCCAGAAGCTGAGCGCCGAGCAGCGACGGCTGTTCACCGAGCTGGCGGACGCTCTCGGCACTGAAGCCAAACCGATAGAGAAGAGCTTCCTGGACGGCTTGAAGGATTTCCTCGGGGGCTAGCCGGTGGCCTGGCTGCGCATCTCGCTGGACACGAGCGGCGAGTTGGCCGAAGCAGTTGCCGACATCCTCGCCCGCCACGCTCCCGGCGGCGTCGCCGTCGAGGCGCCCCAGCCCGGGCAGCCTGACCTACCCAGCTGGTCCCAGGTCCAGGTCACGGCCTTTCTGCCAATCGATGAACACACCGCTATCCGGCGCAAGGCCGTCGAGGAAGGATTATGGCACCTGGCGCAGATCGCCCCCGTGCCCGAGGCCCAGTTCACGTTGGTCGAGGCGCAGGACTGGGCCGAAACTTGGAGGCAGCACTACCGTCCGATCCCCATCGGCCAACGGCTGCTTATCATCCCATCCTGGATCGAGGCCCCCCCTTCGTCGCGCCTGGCGCTTGTGCTCGACCCCGGGATGGCTTTTGGCACGGGGACCCACCCCAGCACGCAAATGTGCCTTTTGGCCTTGGAGAAACACCTGCGCCCTGGCTCTCGGGTGATCGACCTGGGCTGCGGCTCAGGCATCCTGGCCGTGGCCGCTGCCCGTCTGGGGGCGGCCCACGTGCAC
The DNA window shown above is from Anaerolineales bacterium and carries:
- the dnaJ gene encoding molecular chaperone DnaJ, with the protein product MADKRDYYEVLELARQASADDIRRAYRRLAKQYHPDVNRTAGAEERFKEINEAYAVLSDQERRTAYDRYGHAGVKGLPTDFGFGIADIFEEFFGFGIGGSRARRSAPRRGPDLRLDVTIGFEQAVFGVEREINFSRHEACDACGGSRAEPGTTPIRCATCNGSGEVRQVRQTFLGSMVNITTCPQCRGEGETIATVCRACGGAGYLKKDVRRVVPIPAGVDDGTQVRLTGEGEPGTLGGPPGDLYIVIHAQAHRYFRRRGDDILIDLSVNVAQAALGFVVQIPTVDGDEKLVIPAGTQSGTVLRLKAKGVPRLRRNGRGDQLVLVEVGIPQKLSAEQRRLFTELADALGTEAKPIEKSFLDGLKDFLGG
- the prmA gene encoding 50S ribosomal protein L11 methyltransferase, with product MAWLRISLDTSGELAEAVADILARHAPGGVAVEAPQPGQPDLPSWSQVQVTAFLPIDEHTAIRRKAVEEGLWHLAQIAPVPEAQFTLVEAQDWAETWRQHYRPIPIGQRLLIIPSWIEAPPSSRLALVLDPGMAFGTGTHPSTQMCLLALEKHLRPGSRVIDLGCGSGILAVAAARLGAAHVHALDIDPLAVEATRENCQRNGLADVVDTEQGSLSELTAPRTPPLPLADLLLANILAPVLVELLAAGLAQQVIPGGIVILSGILDEQLPEVLNQAEAVGLRPVEVLQAQDWRTPVLEKPTAPS